The proteins below are encoded in one region of Aeromonas jandaei:
- a CDS encoding YcgL domain-containing protein has product MLCAVYKSRKKAETYLFVERREDFSRVPAPLMAVFGRPELVLMTKLDPAKPLGLADVGKVMEALTMQGFYLQVPPPPENLLEEHKARQKRGA; this is encoded by the coding sequence ATGTTGTGTGCAGTCTATAAAAGTCGCAAAAAAGCCGAGACCTACCTTTTTGTTGAAAGAAGAGAGGACTTTTCCCGCGTACCGGCCCCCTTGATGGCTGTTTTTGGTCGTCCCGAACTGGTGCTGATGACCAAACTGGACCCGGCCAAACCCCTCGGGCTGGCCGATGTAGGCAAGGTGATGGAGGCGTTGACCATGCAGGGATTCTACCTGCAGGTGCCGCCCCCGCCGGAGAACCTGCTGGAAGAGCACAAGGCCCGCCAGAAAAGGGGGGCGTGA
- the minE gene encoding cell division topological specificity factor MinE, whose amino-acid sequence MSLLDYFRSNKKQNTAQLAKERLQIIVAHERSSRGGPDYLPQLKQDILDVIRKYVNIDPDKITVQMDQKSDELSVLELNITFADDNKKG is encoded by the coding sequence ATGTCATTATTGGATTATTTTCGTTCCAACAAGAAACAGAACACCGCACAACTGGCCAAGGAGCGGTTGCAGATCATCGTTGCTCACGAGCGTTCATCCAGAGGGGGGCCGGATTACCTGCCCCAGCTCAAGCAGGATATCCTCGACGTGATCCGTAAATACGTCAACATCGATCCGGACAAGATCACCGTCCAGATGGATCAGAAGAGTGACGAGCTCTCCGTTCTCGAGCTCAACATCACCTTCGCCGATGACAACAAGAAGGGATGA
- a CDS encoding UPF0149 family protein — protein sequence MNPSTRTRHLNQWIQTHSQQAMTYPALHGFLCARLVGPDAPDWQAPLAGLLPHDAELDEKSGEALTHLIAELEAQADEAQLALPSQCRLPTDNPQQVFEQSHPLGQWCYGFSQGFATWPKPKDLNDPTTQYRFSLAAELSLFRDKQMAQMLYSAAASELPFVEFCKRQRQNMKTALNQLLQLDQYQAAPSADVALDSEQAQQWQRWFELADDCRDHQARLGWFEKIIADANPLFDASFWQQLGGHGWSVPEVRPLLAARAGRADCLLRLGKLDEAREEYLALLAICIPDELGCRYNLSSLYALQGDWQALAELLVRFDEASSWLLYNRALMMFAREGADAARPHLLAAINANPHVPACLLGQRKLPKQEPMSWQAGSRDEAALYTMHTREAWLKQSALLWLRKG from the coding sequence ATGAACCCATCCACTCGTACCCGTCATCTCAATCAATGGATCCAGACCCACAGCCAGCAGGCGATGACTTATCCCGCTCTGCACGGTTTTTTGTGTGCCCGTCTGGTCGGGCCGGATGCCCCTGACTGGCAGGCCCCGCTGGCCGGTCTGTTGCCCCATGACGCCGAGCTGGATGAAAAGAGTGGCGAGGCCCTCACCCATCTGATCGCCGAACTGGAAGCGCAGGCAGATGAAGCCCAGCTGGCCCTGCCGAGCCAATGCCGCCTCCCTACCGACAACCCGCAGCAGGTCTTTGAACAGAGCCACCCCCTCGGGCAGTGGTGCTACGGCTTTAGTCAGGGCTTTGCCACCTGGCCCAAGCCAAAGGATTTGAACGACCCGACTACCCAGTATCGTTTCAGTCTGGCCGCCGAGCTGAGCCTGTTTCGCGACAAACAGATGGCGCAGATGCTCTATAGCGCCGCCGCCAGCGAACTCCCCTTTGTCGAGTTCTGCAAACGCCAGCGCCAGAACATGAAGACCGCCCTCAATCAACTGCTCCAGCTCGATCAGTATCAGGCCGCGCCGAGCGCCGATGTAGCCCTCGACAGCGAGCAGGCCCAGCAGTGGCAACGCTGGTTCGAGCTGGCGGATGACTGCCGGGATCATCAGGCCCGCCTCGGCTGGTTCGAGAAGATTATCGCCGATGCCAACCCGCTGTTTGATGCCAGCTTCTGGCAGCAGCTGGGTGGCCACGGCTGGAGCGTGCCGGAAGTGCGTCCCTTGCTGGCGGCCCGCGCCGGTCGCGCCGACTGCCTGTTGCGCCTTGGCAAGCTGGACGAAGCCAGGGAGGAGTATCTGGCACTGCTGGCCATCTGTATTCCCGATGAGCTGGGTTGCCGCTACAACCTCTCCTCCCTCTATGCCCTGCAGGGCGACTGGCAGGCGCTGGCCGAGCTGCTGGTGCGTTTCGACGAGGCCTCCAGCTGGTTGCTCTACAACCGCGCCCTGATGATGTTTGCCCGCGAAGGGGCGGATGCCGCCCGACCCCATCTGCTGGCCGCCATCAATGCCAACCCGCACGTTCCGGCCTGTCTGCTCGGTCAGCGCAAGCTGCCAAAGCAGGAGCCGATGAGCTGGCAGGCGGGCAGCCGCGATGAAGCTGCCCTCTACACCATGCACACCCGCGAGGCCTGGCTCAAGCAGAGCGCCCTGCTCTGGCTGCGCAAGGGCTGA
- a CDS encoding PhnA domain-containing protein yields MTINAILQARAGAKCELCGAEQALTAFVVPHSPASDDDHSVAICDTCRGQLEQPETMVVNHWRCLGDSMWSQVPAVQVMAWRQLKGLSAQGEVWAQDMLDMMYMEEETKAWAEAGMASEDDDSVPTVDSNGAVLQEGDSVTLIKDLDVKGAGFTAKRGTLVKGIRLTNNPLHIEGKVNGVQIVLVAAYLKKA; encoded by the coding sequence ATGACCATCAACGCCATCCTGCAAGCGCGCGCAGGCGCCAAGTGTGAACTGTGCGGCGCCGAGCAGGCCCTGACCGCTTTCGTGGTACCCCACTCCCCCGCCAGCGATGATGATCACAGCGTGGCCATCTGCGATACCTGCCGTGGCCAGCTGGAGCAGCCGGAGACCATGGTTGTCAACCACTGGCGCTGCCTGGGCGACAGCATGTGGAGCCAGGTACCGGCCGTTCAGGTCATGGCATGGCGCCAGCTGAAAGGCCTCTCCGCCCAAGGCGAAGTGTGGGCTCAGGACATGCTGGACATGATGTACATGGAAGAAGAGACCAAGGCCTGGGCCGAAGCGGGCATGGCTTCCGAAGATGACGACAGCGTGCCGACCGTTGACTCCAACGGTGCCGTGCTGCAAGAGGGCGACTCCGTCACCCTGATCAAGGATCTGGACGTCAAGGGCGCCGGCTTTACCGCCAAGCGCGGCACCCTGGTCAAGGGCATCCGCCTGACCAACAACCCGCTGCATATCGAAGGCAAGGTCAACGGTGTGCAGATCGTGCTGGTCGCCGCCTACCTGAAAAAGGCGTAA
- a CDS encoding HI1450 family dsDNA-mimic protein, whose product MEQRTPDQLVEWAYDQFLEQAADMLAPEQIVDITLEFEQRGAVEATLPNADWSAELGEPVDMERWVEVWVGLLDHQEEFEVIFATFLLPRLITENQVYVRWHRQQQA is encoded by the coding sequence ATGGAACAGCGTACCCCGGATCAGCTGGTCGAATGGGCCTATGATCAGTTTCTTGAGCAGGCCGCAGACATGCTTGCCCCCGAACAAATCGTCGATATCACCCTGGAGTTTGAACAGCGTGGCGCCGTGGAGGCGACCCTGCCCAATGCCGACTGGTCGGCAGAGCTGGGTGAGCCGGTCGATATGGAGCGCTGGGTCGAAGTGTGGGTGGGTCTGCTGGATCATCAGGAGGAGTTCGAGGTGATCTTCGCCACCTTCCTCCTGCCCCGCCTGATCACGGAAAATCAGGTTTATGTGCGCTGGCACCGCCAGCAACAGGCATAA
- a CDS encoding HI1450 family dsDNA-mimic protein — MSLNDEMHSVEELLDTALELFMELASDNLPEQEIIRFNQEFNDRGLLAETDPADDWEADVGFAVSDAEYAEIWVGLGNEQEEYEHLFARMLLSRRVDEKFCHIEWLPQ; from the coding sequence ATGTCCTTGAATGACGAAATGCACAGCGTCGAAGAGCTGCTCGACACCGCCCTTGAACTCTTTATGGAGCTGGCCTCCGACAACCTGCCGGAGCAGGAGATCATCCGCTTCAATCAGGAGTTCAACGATCGCGGCCTGCTGGCAGAGACCGATCCGGCCGACGACTGGGAAGCGGATGTGGGTTTTGCCGTGAGCGATGCCGAGTACGCCGAGATCTGGGTTGGCCTTGGCAACGAGCAAGAAGAGTACGAGCACCTGTTTGCCCGCATGCTGCTCTCCCGCCGTGTTGACGAGAAGTTCTGCCACATCGAATGGCTGCCCCAATAA
- the minC gene encoding septum site-determining protein MinC, with product MVERDNELKGTTFTISVLHISDGEPERIRQLLAEKVAQAPYFFNCAPLVINVSRLEQIPDFEQLKELVESEEFVLVGITGARSEEMKTAAKAVGLAVMASGKSRKSDPQPEPEPVVAPAAPVTPPEPEPAPLIPTRVHVGPVRSGQQIYAAGTSLVVLGSVSPGAEVLADDSIHIYGTLRGRAIAGARGNTRARIYCQQLQAELLSIAGTFQLSDALPAGLIQQPVHIRLDNEQLRIDRIK from the coding sequence ATGGTTGAGCGCGATAACGAATTGAAAGGGACCACCTTCACTATTTCTGTGTTGCATATCAGCGATGGCGAGCCAGAGCGGATCCGTCAGTTGTTGGCGGAAAAAGTGGCTCAGGCGCCCTACTTCTTTAATTGCGCACCGCTGGTGATCAATGTTTCCCGACTGGAACAGATCCCCGACTTCGAACAGCTCAAGGAGCTGGTGGAGTCGGAAGAGTTCGTGCTGGTCGGCATCACGGGCGCGCGAAGTGAAGAGATGAAGACGGCGGCCAAGGCGGTGGGCCTTGCCGTAATGGCCTCGGGCAAGAGTCGCAAGAGCGATCCCCAACCTGAGCCAGAGCCGGTGGTGGCACCTGCCGCCCCCGTTACGCCCCCTGAGCCGGAGCCGGCCCCCCTCATCCCGACCCGGGTGCATGTGGGCCCGGTGCGCTCCGGCCAGCAGATTTATGCTGCCGGCACCTCGCTTGTGGTGCTGGGTTCCGTCAGTCCGGGGGCCGAAGTGCTCGCCGATGACAGCATTCATATATATGGCACCCTGCGTGGCAGAGCCATAGCCGGCGCCCGCGGCAATACCCGGGCCCGGATCTATTGCCAGCAATTACAGGCCGAGCTGCTCTCCATCGCTGGCACATTCCAGCTCAGCGATGCATTGCCGGCAGGCCTCATCCAGCAACCGGTTCATATCCGGCTGGATAATGAACAACTCCGTATAGACCGTATCAAATAG
- a CDS encoding DUF1289 domain-containing protein, whose amino-acid sequence MPSPCIGLCKAKDGLCLGCGRTLTEIGHWSAMESDAQLAVMAELDGTKSTHRCPGCGEPAYCAVSAGMTIEQCWCSQLPALPMTEASACWCRRCLAKAIAAQP is encoded by the coding sequence GTGCCGAGTCCCTGCATCGGGCTGTGCAAGGCAAAGGATGGCCTCTGCCTTGGCTGTGGTCGCACCCTGACCGAGATCGGTCACTGGTCGGCGATGGAGAGCGATGCCCAGCTGGCAGTGATGGCCGAGCTGGATGGCACCAAGAGCACCCACCGTTGCCCGGGCTGTGGTGAACCGGCATATTGCGCCGTCTCTGCCGGGATGACCATCGAGCAGTGCTGGTGCAGTCAGTTGCCGGCTTTGCCGATGACGGAGGCTAGTGCCTGCTGGTGCCGTCGCTGTCTGGCCAAGGCTATCGCGGCGCAGCCCTGA
- a CDS encoding DUF4250 domain-containing protein: MDLKKFATMDVNMLLSLINMQLRDRYDDLEDLCKAQDLDQAALEARLASGDFHYQPEQKQFR, from the coding sequence ATGGATCTGAAGAAATTTGCCACCATGGACGTCAACATGCTGCTGAGCCTGATCAACATGCAGCTGCGTGATCGTTACGATGATCTGGAAGACCTCTGCAAGGCGCAGGATCTCGATCAGGCGGCACTGGAAGCACGGCTGGCCAGCGGTGATTTTCACTACCAGCCAGAGCAAAAACAGTTCAGATAG
- the mtgA gene encoding monofunctional biosynthetic peptidoglycan transglycosylase: MAAPIIPDPDDPSQYVWESDSDARQMAPEPPAPSLGRRVLKWVGKALLAGLVCSVVSVLLLRFIDPPMWSWRIERALFPPAKVAQVRHEWVDLESISKELQLAVIAAEDQRFADHNGFDMDAINAALKHNQHSERVRGASTLSQQTAKNLFMWSDRSFLRKGLEAWFTLLMELGWDKSRILEMYLNIVEFGPGIYGAEAAANYYFGKPASRLTRYEASLLAAALPNPWRYRVKPPSPYVQKRAVWIRRQMGQLGQVTLNRVYQAN; this comes from the coding sequence ATGGCTGCCCCAATAATTCCGGATCCCGATGATCCGAGCCAGTATGTCTGGGAGTCTGACTCTGACGCCCGGCAGATGGCGCCTGAACCCCCGGCCCCCTCATTGGGGCGCCGGGTGTTGAAGTGGGTTGGCAAGGCCTTGCTGGCCGGGCTTGTCTGCTCGGTCGTCTCCGTCTTGCTGCTGCGCTTTATCGATCCCCCCATGTGGAGCTGGCGCATCGAGCGCGCCCTCTTTCCGCCTGCCAAAGTGGCACAAGTGCGCCATGAGTGGGTGGATCTGGAGTCCATCTCCAAAGAGCTGCAACTGGCGGTGATTGCCGCCGAAGATCAGCGCTTTGCCGACCACAACGGCTTTGACATGGATGCCATCAATGCGGCGCTCAAGCATAACCAGCACAGCGAACGGGTACGGGGTGCCAGTACGCTGAGCCAGCAGACCGCCAAGAATCTCTTTATGTGGAGTGATCGCAGTTTCCTGCGCAAAGGGCTGGAAGCCTGGTTTACCCTGCTGATGGAGCTGGGCTGGGACAAATCCCGCATCCTCGAGATGTATCTGAACATCGTGGAGTTTGGCCCGGGTATCTATGGCGCTGAAGCCGCAGCCAACTACTACTTCGGCAAACCGGCCAGCCGGCTGACCCGCTACGAGGCCTCCCTGCTGGCAGCTGCCCTGCCCAATCCCTGGCGCTATCGGGTCAAGCCCCCTTCGCCCTATGTGCAAAAGCGGGCGGTCTGGATCCGCCGCCAGATGGGGCAACTGGGTCAGGTGACCCTTAACCGAGTCTATCAGGCCAATTGA
- a CDS encoding CvfB family protein, which translates to MKKESTMIQIGKMNILTVVELEDRGAWLAADEYGELLLPKRQLPEGIKEGESVQVFLYLDADSEPVITTDKPFAMVDEFAGLKVVNANKIGAFLDWGMKKDLFVPSREQNKPMQVGHVYLVRLMLDNEGRMVGTSRLERFLSTAKPPFKAGDEVTALPGEHSPLGIKVIVNGQYPGMLFRNEVFGRVMTGRPQTAWVKQVRDDGKLDLTLQKPGMAKVDDAGERILARMKKQGGSLAVGDKSEPELIYKLFAMSKGTFKKAIGGLYKQGKIVIEDNAITLTETGAAAQSGEQE; encoded by the coding sequence ATGAAAAAAGAGAGCACCATGATACAGATTGGCAAGATGAACATCCTCACCGTCGTTGAACTCGAAGATCGCGGCGCCTGGCTGGCAGCCGACGAATACGGCGAGCTGCTGCTGCCCAAGCGCCAGCTTCCCGAGGGGATCAAGGAGGGGGAGAGCGTACAGGTATTCCTCTATCTGGATGCCGACAGCGAGCCGGTCATCACCACCGACAAGCCCTTCGCCATGGTGGACGAGTTTGCCGGTCTGAAGGTGGTCAACGCCAACAAGATCGGTGCCTTCCTCGACTGGGGCATGAAAAAGGATCTGTTCGTGCCAAGCCGTGAGCAGAACAAGCCGATGCAGGTGGGTCACGTCTATCTGGTGCGTTTGATGCTGGACAACGAGGGGCGCATGGTGGGTACCAGCCGCCTCGAGCGCTTCCTGAGCACCGCCAAGCCCCCCTTCAAGGCGGGAGACGAGGTGACCGCTCTGCCCGGTGAACACTCTCCCCTCGGTATCAAGGTGATCGTCAACGGCCAGTACCCCGGCATGCTGTTTCGCAACGAAGTGTTTGGCCGGGTGATGACGGGCCGTCCGCAGACCGCCTGGGTCAAGCAGGTGCGCGACGATGGCAAGCTGGATCTGACCCTGCAAAAGCCGGGCATGGCCAAGGTGGACGATGCCGGCGAGCGCATTCTGGCCCGGATGAAAAAGCAGGGTGGCAGTCTGGCAGTGGGTGACAAGAGCGAACCCGAGCTTATCTACAAGCTTTTTGCCATGAGCAAGGGCACCTTCAAGAAGGCGATCGGCGGCCTCTACAAGCAGGGCAAGATCGTCATTGAAGACAATGCCATCACCCTGACCGAGACGGGAGCGGCTGCCCAGAGCGGGGAGCAGGAGTAA
- the minD gene encoding septum site-determining protein MinD: MARIIVVTSGKGGVGKTTTSAALSTGLAQRGHKTVVIDFDIGLRNLNLIMGCERRVVYDFVNVINGEANLNQALIKDKRSENLYILPASQTRDKDALTKEGVEKVLEQLAEMKFDYIVCDSPAGIEAGALMALYFADEAIVTTNPEVSSVRDSDRILGILSSKSRRAERGEDPIKEHLLLTRYCPTRVNRGDMLSVQGVQEILAIPLLGVIPESQAVLRASNSGEPVILDKESDAGQAYDDAVSRLLGDTKEFRFLEEEKKGFFSRLFGS; encoded by the coding sequence ATGGCGCGAATCATAGTCGTTACATCGGGTAAAGGTGGCGTTGGCAAGACCACAACCAGCGCGGCCCTGAGTACCGGTTTAGCCCAGCGTGGCCACAAAACTGTGGTCATCGATTTTGACATCGGTCTGCGAAACCTGAACCTCATCATGGGCTGCGAGCGTCGCGTGGTGTATGACTTTGTCAACGTCATCAACGGTGAGGCCAACCTCAATCAGGCCCTCATCAAGGACAAGCGCAGCGAGAACCTCTATATCCTGCCGGCGTCCCAGACCCGTGACAAAGATGCCCTGACCAAAGAGGGTGTCGAAAAGGTGCTGGAGCAACTGGCCGAGATGAAGTTTGACTACATCGTCTGCGACTCTCCGGCGGGGATCGAAGCGGGCGCCCTGATGGCCCTCTACTTTGCCGACGAGGCGATCGTCACCACCAACCCGGAAGTCTCTTCCGTGCGTGACTCCGACCGGATCCTCGGCATCCTCTCCTCCAAATCCCGTCGTGCCGAGCGTGGTGAAGACCCCATCAAGGAGCACCTGCTGCTGACTCGCTACTGCCCGACCCGCGTCAATCGCGGCGACATGCTGAGCGTGCAGGGCGTGCAGGAGATCCTGGCCATCCCGCTGCTCGGGGTGATCCCGGAGTCACAGGCCGTGCTGCGTGCCTCCAACTCGGGCGAGCCGGTCATTCTGGACAAGGAGTCCGATGCCGGTCAGGCCTATGATGATGCGGTCTCCCGTCTGCTCGGTGATACCAAGGAATTTCGTTTTCTGGAAGAAGAAAAGAAGGGCTTCTTTAGCCGACTGTTCGGGAGTTAA
- a CDS encoding MarR family winged helix-turn-helix transcriptional regulator has product MSKIIALLAHYPPYQLVHAAEMLRDTFEQFYEQRYQLTVPQWRLMMVLGPNYPISQKELVEASGMDKVRISREIRRLAEKGIIFTENSEQDKRISLVSLTDSGLALFQQLKSEAGSWQHTLTDYLPSESREAIRQHLHSVSAAIEQLHSLDKEK; this is encoded by the coding sequence ATGTCAAAAATCATAGCGTTACTCGCTCACTACCCGCCCTATCAGTTGGTACATGCCGCCGAAATGCTACGGGATACCTTCGAGCAGTTTTACGAACAGCGTTACCAGCTGACCGTCCCCCAGTGGCGTCTGATGATGGTGCTCGGCCCCAACTACCCCATCAGCCAGAAAGAGCTGGTCGAGGCGAGTGGCATGGACAAGGTGCGCATCTCCCGCGAGATCCGCCGTCTGGCCGAAAAAGGCATCATCTTCACCGAAAACAGCGAGCAGGATAAGCGCATCAGCCTGGTCTCCCTGACCGATAGCGGCCTCGCCCTGTTCCAGCAGCTCAAGAGCGAAGCGGGCAGCTGGCAGCATACCCTGACCGACTACCTGCCCAGTGAATCCCGCGAGGCGATCCGCCAGCATCTGCACAGCGTCAGCGCGGCCATCGAACAGCTGCACTCCCTCGACAAGGAGAAATAG